A segment of the Meriones unguiculatus strain TT.TT164.6M chromosome 10, Bangor_MerUng_6.1, whole genome shotgun sequence genome:
ttagaagttcaaggccagcctgggatacaagcTGCCACCTCCCcgtacactcatacacacactcatatattcCTTACTGAGTTCCCAGGTATACTTGAAATGTTTTTACAATGGCTGGTTAGGGTTGGGAGTATAACTCAGTGATagagtatgtgctgtgtgtgagCTCTAGAGTTCAAATTCCAGCACTAGAAGGAAaagattttcatatatatattgtGATCAGCAATATTATATCAAACCTAAGTCGTCTTCCTTAAGGAGCtactttgaactttttttttaattgcttgctcttagttgttttatttcctgctttattttgtttctctaggGATGTCAGTTCTGTCTTCCTACTCTTACTAGTTATCATAATTGCTGGttataaaagtgatataactttTAGGACCCTTAGTCCCAAAACAGTCTAAGTATGTTCTAAGTTCATTCTTAATTAGAAACAGGTAATTTTTCTTCCCTATAAATTAGGAACAATTTTTTTCCTAAGTTCTTTTAATTTagagaaaattttaagaaaattcaaCCCTTTTACACTGAAGTGCAAAGCAAAATtctgcctgttttttgtttgtttttaataaattgaGTGCTATTGTCAGCCTGTTCTACCTGGGGAGTAACTCagttatagcaaaaaaaaaaaaaaaaaccaaaaaacaaaaaaaaaacaaacttccccTCCGACGTCCAGTCTACTTTAGACGTTCATCTAATCCTGGCTTGTTTCCTAACCCTTGATATTTCTTACAAGTGTTCCTTCATcccacaaaagaaacaaaagcttaCCCAGAGGAAGCCCCTCACTGTAGCTCTACTGAGTGACATTTTGACCCCTCCTTGTCCTTCTGGGATGGATGAAATAAACCTTCTGGAATGGTGTCTTTCAGGCTTGCAcagctccttcctttctctcataCTCCTTCAAAGGGAGCTCTGTCTTCCTTTAAAACCTCTGCCATGGGTTAGTATGGCGTAACCCATGCTCCTGCTGCTGTTATCTGTAGGCCTTTAGTTTGTGTCACATTCTTTAACAATGTGACCTGCTGCTTTCCACCCCTTCCCTGTGTACTTTTGCTTACAGCTGCCCTTTTATGCTTCTTATTGGGGAGGATGGGTGACTGCATATGTTACCTTTCATACATAAAGTAAAACCAGAAGTCTGAAATCAAGAAGGAGCTCCACTTCTTACGGCTTATGTTCTGTAACTAATCAACCACCAAAACCTGTTGACTTCACTATATAAGCTACTGGTTCTTAAATCTCTAGAgaatgagccaggtgtggtgtgtgtctgtgtcacaGCCCCtaaggaggccgaggcaggaagacCTCGATGCCAgactggactacagagcaagtttcagccTGGCCTGGATTTTACAGTGAGTCCCTGCGTCAGATCAcagttcttaatttttaaaagaggaagGAAGTTGTTCACAGACCTGCTCCGAGTCTGGACAGTCCTCAGAAAATGTTCACACGCTGTTTGTCAAGTTTTACAGGGCCTCCATACAGAGTGTTTCTCACAGTTCTCCATTTTTCTGTTCTAACATCTGTGACCTTAGATCCAGGTGGGATTGACTTCTGgattaggttttttttgtttctggtttttttttttgtttgtttgtttgttgttttttttggcttttggttttttcaagagagtttctctgtgtaaccttggctgtccggGGCTCAATTTGTAGCccgggttggcctcaaacttacagagatcttcctgcctttgcctccgctagtgcttggattacaggcgtgagctaGCGTGCCCAGCTCTTCTGGACTAGTGattatgggtgttttgtttattttttgagacatggtctgtAGCGTTGACTGGTCAGATCCCCTGTGTGCTGGGTCATGAGCCTGCACCACCAAACCAGGTTCCTTGTATTTCCAGTAGATTATCTAAGCCTCATCCTTCTCCACCCTTCCTTATCATCCTCCTCTAATCCATCTCCCATCAGACTCTAGCTTGACTTTGAAAATAGGTAATGTTCTAAATATGTTTACACACTCCACTGCTTTCCTGCCGTGCACAGGCAGATTCCTACCTACCTACTGCATATCAGAACTTCTCATGCTGTCACCTGCTCCTGTCTTAAGCATTTCTCTTCACTGTATTCCAAAGATACCCTGGCGCTGAGTGTGCCAGGCTGTTCCTGAGTCCAGTCTGCACCTTGCCTGCAGTTAGCTCTGCACAGGATGCAAGCCCCTCCGTTTACTTGCCTGTGAACTGTTCTCTTACTCGTCATTTTGATACCTACTCATCATGTATCAAAGCTGACTTTTTCTTTCACCTCAGCAATGAATCATTACTTCTTTTCTACTTGGCTGATATATAATTGCCCACATTTTACAGTATTGTAATTCTTTTTCGTATCTCTGTATTCCACACAGATGGAAAGTTCTTTGTGACAGAATTTTTTGTCTATTAATTTTGGTATCTTCAAAACTCCTCATTTCACTATCATGTCAGTGAGGGGTTTGTTAGTTTTAGAGGTACTAGGAGCTTTTTTCTTAAATATCTTTCTCTGTCTTAACTTTGTAAGCTGTAGAGAAAGTTAAGCAAACCAAATAGGAACGATCTAAGTGCTGATTTGATAAAGAATAAACTCAATTTAACTAAAATCCATTGTAGTCTTTATGTAAGTCTAGTATAAAGGACAAGGAATTGTAATCTCTTGCAGAGGAGATGCTCATTTACATAACTAGCTTCATGATAGAATGTGTGAATAGTTTTCCTTTAAACAGCATTACACAGTTCTGCCGAGTGACAGACAGGCTGGAAGGTTTTACATGTTCTTTGTGTCGTGAAGAGTCTTGAATCTCTGAACCTTTTGCTTTCCACCTTTCAGGTCTccacctattttctttttttcagaatgtCTCCTGGCTCTTACCTGAAGTTGCAGTCAACGCACAGCTGTGCCACCACGTGGCGTGTGTGATTGCTTGGTTGGTggtgttttgttaattttgtgtcaccttttttgttttcttcgggGCTCTTCGTGCAGCCTGTGACTGTATTGCTGTGCTTGGCTTCCTTGCTGTCTGCCCCCTCCTCTCAGTAGTAGCATCCCCATTCCTAATGCAGTAACTGGAATACAGGGTACTTAGTAAATGTTGTTGATTAAACGAATGAATGATTGTTATTCCTGTTTTACAGGCAAATGAAACCTGGATTTAGACTAAAGATAAACAGTAATTAAGTTGTTTGCTGCATTCCTGTTCTGCCCCAGGCACTGCACTGTGCACTCCATGCACAGAAACAGGAAGAAGCTGCTATTTTTGCACTGCACAGTGTCTCCACAAAGTGGGTACTACTTACACagttaaaaacatttaatttacaAGAGGAAGTTCATAAGATTTTATTCAGAAAGTCATAAGATTTTTATTCCTAAGATTTTATTCAGTAAGTTTATGCCCTTACATTTTTATACATCTATATGCGTGCTCATATGtggctcgtgtgtgtgtgtgtgtattgatgcacagtgcacacatacatgtggaggcATGATGATAACTCGAGTGACATCCTCAGATTGCTGTCTAACTACTCTGAGACACATTCTCTcattggtctggaactcaccacTTAagctagaccagctggccttTGAGCTTTAGGGGATTTTCTTGTTCCTGCCGGACAATGAGATTACAAGCacaggccaccatgcctggctttttttaatgtgggttctgggggtcgGGCTTGGGTCTTTGTAATTATaaggcaagcactttagcagACTGGCCATACCCCAAGGCCATGCCCTTAAATCAGTAACCTAAAACAggaaggggctggtgagatggcttatgAGGTAAGAACCCTTGCTGTGCAGACCTGACCATCTGAACTGAGTATTTcactgtggaagaagagaactaagTCCAAACATTTTGTTCCCTGAGTCTACGCATGGCCGGTGGCAAACTCCCAAGCATCATACATtctaataataatagcaataaatcAGAAAGGGGTGTTTGTGAGGTGTAAAAGCAAATGTTCCAGAATAGTATAAGTTACCTGTAGCTAGAAACAGCATACTTTGCTTTAAGTAACTTCTTCAGGTCTATATAATTTCAAAACTCATTGTTCTGAACCTTAAATAGAAAACTAAAGAAATTGAAGTATACATTATATGTTGTAGTAAAAAGTAAATTAGCCTGTTGAGCCAAGCATTATTTAGGTACTGAGGATACAGTGGTGACCCAGACAAATAAAGTCTAGGTTTTTATAGACCTTAATGGTGAGTGGGGCACGTGCAAGGTTAAAGAACCTACTGAAACTTATGTTTCcatggggtggagagatggcttagcagttaagggcATTGGTcacccttccagaggacctgggttggattcccagcaccctcagacCTTTGAGGGCCATTTCACTTGCGTGTTTGTATTTCATGTCTTCTGAAGACTGGCTGGTACTCTAAAAGGTATTTAGTAAGCTTCTTAAAATGAGACTATTCAGTATGTAAAGATTTCAGTTAATTAAGTTGACTGGTCAGGTTGTACTGCAGGAGAAGATTCcgttttcaattttaaaaaggtaGGTTGAAACATTCGAGGCCATGTTTTGTCTGAAATTATAAATTAGTAGttaagttttgtgtgtgtgtgtgtggaaattcCATTGTATGATGTTGGATATGGCATTAAGGAGAAAGGAGTGAAAATGTTTCCTAAACTTAGTAAGACATTTTTGTTTGTAATTATATAGGTTGTAATTCCAGATAGAAgtaaatacaaacacaaacatacttAGCAGGTATAATGAGATAGGCTATTTAAAATAGTGTGTTTCTATAAATTTCAGTTTCACAAATCGAGTTAGACTACAAATAAGAAAGGTAATCCTAGCAGGGCTGGGTCTGCTCTGTTTATACAGATGCGGTAGATAACAGTATCTCACATTAGGTAACTAATGTGAGAAGCACAGGTGAGCACACGCGTGAGCTAGCCAGTGTGTGTGTTCCGAGAGCACCACAGATTCTGACGACTGTGTATGTGTTTAGTTTCAGAATGGCTCCGCTTATTACCCTTCCTTGGTGTACTTGCACTTCTTGGCTACCTTGCAGTCCGTCCATTCTTCCCCAAGAAGAAACAACAGAAGGACAGCTTGATTAatcttaaaatacaaaaagaaaatcccaaagTGGTGAACGAAATAAACATTGAAGATCTGTGTCTTACTAAAGCAGCTTATTGTAGGTGTTGGCGTTCCAAGACGGTAAGATAACCATTTGCACGTACAGTGAAATTGTGTGGAAGTAGTATGGCTTTGCCCTTTTTCTTCCCAGTTTTAAAATTCTATGAGATTAGGGACTTTTCTGTATTGTTCAGAATTAAAAGTTGATATTTCCAAATTGAAGTATGCACTTCTTTGCTTGATAGTACCTATGTTAGAAGAGAGCAAGGAGCAGTGAACTCTGATGTTCTCACAGTGTTTAGCATCTGTCTAGAGCAATATGCTTCAGatagttgtatgtgtgtgtgagagagatagagagataatTTAAGGTTTAATAGAAAGGAGCCTAAACTTTGATGTCAATATAAACAATTACTAAAATTTGCTGCCAGTCTGTCACTTTGGCAGGTTAAGCAAGTTGCTAACCTGGTTTAGATGGGGCTGGTTCttctcattcattctttccttttccctccctccctctctccctcttacattaacagggtctcatgtagcactAAATGGCCTAGAATTGGTGGCATtaaccaggctagcctgaaacttggAGAAACTGACTTGTtttacctcctgagtgttggtattaaaggcatgagccagtATGCCTACCCTGAGTtacttaaccttttttttttttttttttttttcctgagacagggtttctctgtgtagccctggctgtcctggaactcactttgtagaccaggctggcctcgaattcgtagattgtctgcctctgcctccagtagtgctgggactaaaggtatgcacTACCACACCAGGCTGAGTTTCTTAACTTTTAATCTCTGGTTTATACGGCTTTATGATTTTTAcgtgctgtttgttttgttttttcaatcttCTATATAGGTAATTCAGATATTTTTGAAGATTTACTGAAATGATACTTGTAAAATAAGTTACATAGTATAAGCTAGTAAATGCTAGCTGTATTATAAGTttcaatgaagaaaataaatttggAGTGATAAGTCTTCTAGTTAATAAAATCTGTTTTCTTGTATTTGATGACAGTATTTGAAACTTTTAAGTACagtgttttatttgtaatagcaaaacTTTAGAAACAATGTAATAAGCCTCAGTTAACATATAGGAAATCACACCTGACTAGATGTTGGGAAGTCAATACAAATCATGTGTTAGAGAAGTATTTAATGGGAAGACAGTTCTGTGGAGTAAGATTTTGCTGCCCAGgaataaggacctgagttctgatctCAGAACCCCCATAAAAGCCCAGGATGGTGGTATGCTTCTGGTGAGGGATGGGATGGGAAGGAGGTGgggagtaggagaagacaggaggctCCCTGGCCAGTCAGCAGT
Coding sequences within it:
- the Cisd2 gene encoding CDGSH iron-sulfur domain-containing protein 2 encodes the protein MVLDSVARIVKVQLPAYLKQLPVPDSITGFARLTVSEWLRLLPFLGVLALLGYLAVRPFFPKKKQQKDSLINLKIQKENPKVVNEINIEDLCLTKAAYCRCWRSKTFPACDGSHNKHNELTGDNVGPLILKKKEV